From Pirellulales bacterium, one genomic window encodes:
- a CDS encoding pentapeptide repeat-containing protein has protein sequence MKSHPCPARSDSATPAAPPAATTSAPTAIRWPSLAALRRAAVACIALFATAFYTGTARAQIYYNSASPNSGEVIPGTEGITPGPGVDLSGWNTPGHQLEFASFGGYDYNSPLSLIGASFLNSDLNGAIYYNADLSNADFSNANLTNASFRSSPPGYTPITWLTNANFSGAIVAGVNFTNATYAGFTANQLYSTASFVGGNLTGIELGGSDLTGWNFANQTLTSANLSSSALTNANFANAKLANANLADSALTNANFTGAVIKGADFSGRYFFYPYGGTDFTAGQLYSTASYVNGDLSGIHLVGNDLTGWNFANQNLTSADFSGSNLSGADFSNANLTNASFYSANVYFVRVTQLADVSFNGAIVKGANFGFNGLLTASQLYSTASYTMGDLSGIGLANSDLTGWNFTNQNLTSANFSGSTLANTIFINANLTNASFGVGNGYGATVANLTSADFTNANLTNANLAYANLTSANLGNANLTNAVMTGSTLSNANFSGAIVKGADFGSSAYAAIGARLSASQLYSTASYVSGDLTGIGLENNDLTGWSFSHQNLTSANLSSSTLTNGDFTNAILTSANLSISTLANVNFTNANLTNANLTGAILTGAMLGGAIVKGADFGGGYLYAPDGAGGISASQLYSTASYVDGDLAGIGLENNDLTGWNLGNQDLTGANFGSAVLTNVSFANSNLTNANLSGTPLSNADFAGAVVKGANFGSYFVSFYNGPLQRRGGLSASQLYSTASYATGDLAGIHLTNDDLTGWNLANTNLTGADLTSTVLANADLSNANLTNASLVSSDLTNATFTGAVIKGANFGSLGLYGFGGPATISAAQFYSTASYANGDLGAIVLTYHDLSGWNFANQNLTGASFTGSNLTNANLTNANLTNASFASNAGYFFGNATILTNANFSNANLTNANFTQTALTNVNLSNANLTSANLDHAVLTGATLTNANFTGAVITAANFDGANDFTASQLYTTASYASGDLTGVGLAGIDLTGANLASFKLAHADLSGATLTNVDFTNADLTGANMASASLANASLAGASLSHSALDNANLAGANIGNANLDTSTLTNANLANANLTNANLASSTLTNANLANSNLSGANLHDANLTNSTLTNANLNGATVDGAQFGGASGFGASQLYMTASYAKVNLSGIGLQGIDLSGGSFANMNFANANLSGANLSTADLTNANLGNMSATNAIFTGANLANAMFSVKQTGTYWNGYGSQTYTYYTGSKLTSAQFTSANLTGAHVDHSSLANADFTNANLTNANFVSSDLTNATFAGAIIKGADFGSSTGGNGLGNLGGGTITIVGTLGNGGTIGYGGGGTTGGNTPLMAAQLYSTASYANGDLEGIGLENLDLSGWHLAGQNLTSANLSGANLTNADLTSANLAAANLGNTNFTGAIVKGADLGGAKGSVGSGGIIFAGGPSITSAQLYSTASYANHDLTGIGLENLYIGGWDLSGQNLTGANFASSSSQYYGANFSGANLTTASFRNADLSNSNFSNANLTGANLVAANLANATLSGAVVTGADFGGAGAGGAVVPHIVIANRPDTINVGGGGGPSSLIASQLYSTASYANKDLAGIGLENLYLPGWDFSNQNLSGANLNSSTIYNSNFSGANLSGANLSGSSFSSAILTAANFAFANLTNADFTGADLRGATGWSPAVATITQNTIRPDGSIHGLALGPYEQLVVRNNPLAIKVSTSATFDTNSTLQFLLEPNWTSPIGFASGLTPSLGGTLDVEIANGVDPKTLLGDTFQLFNWNGTLPANDRFSSIVTEGGVNWDLSKLYSNGTVSIVPPGYPGANLTGADLSYSDLTGYDFTKTNLTNADLTDSTLANANFTKAIIKGAKLVYTTPGGFSASQLYSTASYASRHLEGILFAGNDLTGWNFANQNLTNASFISSTLTRVNFKGAIIKGAHFEYANLTASQLYSTASYKEGNLQGLDLVFDDLTRWNFTNQNLSGAVFAESTLTKARFQGAIISGASFSGATGFTAGQLYSTASYMRHELAGIGLGADDLTGWNFANADLSRAYFVNSILTSANFANADLADALFADPFLSGFYPAVAVNGDFTNANLAGAHLDEAILTHANFRNANLTNAGLSQANLTRANLSDANLTSADLRLSTLTHANLANTDFTRADLRGASGWSPVASTILRNTIRPDGSVHGLALLAGEKLVIRNNPTSVTVRDSARFDAGSTLRFLLDSNWTSPIGFAPKVHPALGGTLGLEIAADAYPPNLVGDTFQLFNWNGPLPANDRFSKVTTAAGLIWNLSNLYTTGSVTITAVSGTSNSASSNSSTGAMNLNGGSTAASLTNTTPATGSSTIVNGGTLRLNVSTGASTIGSGVTANVGSTGTLEFAGSVAALSSGASGTINIAQAGGSTLNLSGRNQQSGNVAGTGVAAINSGAVLTANHIIQRSLVVGGTASSSVVTVDSSGSAVSDATAGSSGLVLASSLALSQPFITDSSGAALGGINGLEPNSSASRASLSLGVLSGGDQISVPEPSTLILAALGLGVAAITIRRRTRFIGH, from the coding sequence ATGAAATCGCATCCGTGCCCCGCCCGCTCGGACTCAGCCACCCCTGCCGCCCCGCCCGCGGCAACGACTTCCGCACCAACCGCGATTCGATGGCCCTCGCTCGCCGCGCTCCGGCGGGCCGCCGTTGCTTGCATCGCACTGTTTGCAACCGCATTCTACACCGGCACCGCGCGGGCCCAGATTTACTACAATTCCGCCTCTCCCAACTCTGGCGAGGTGATCCCAGGAACCGAGGGAATCACCCCCGGCCCAGGAGTCGACTTGAGTGGCTGGAACACACCGGGCCATCAGCTCGAATTCGCATCGTTCGGCGGTTACGATTACAATTCTCCTCTAAGCCTTATCGGCGCTTCGTTTTTGAACTCTGACCTAAACGGCGCCATCTATTACAATGCGGATCTGAGCAATGCCGACTTCAGCAATGCCAATCTCACTAACGCGTCCTTCCGTTCGAGTCCGCCGGGCTATACCCCGATCACTTGGCTGACAAACGCGAACTTTTCCGGGGCCATCGTAGCGGGGGTGAACTTTACAAATGCGACGTACGCGGGGTTCACTGCAAACCAGCTCTATAGCACCGCGAGTTTCGTCGGAGGGAATCTGACCGGGATTGAACTTGGAGGAAGTGATCTAACTGGTTGGAACTTTGCTAACCAGACCCTCACGAGCGCTAATCTCTCTTCATCGGCCCTAACCAACGCCAATTTCGCCAACGCGAAGCTCGCCAACGCCAACCTTGCAGATTCCGCGCTAACCAATGCAAACTTCACGGGCGCAGTCATTAAAGGGGCGGACTTTAGCGGCAGGTACTTTTTTTATCCCTACGGCGGCACGGACTTTACCGCCGGCCAGCTTTACAGCACTGCCAGCTACGTCAACGGTGATCTTTCCGGCATCCACCTTGTTGGGAACGACTTGACTGGATGGAATTTCGCCAACCAGAATCTGACGAGCGCCGACTTTTCTGGCTCCAACCTAAGCGGTGCTGATTTCAGCAACGCGAATCTAACCAATGCATCGTTCTATTCTGCGAACGTGTATTTTGTCAGGGTCACCCAGTTGGCCGATGTGAGTTTCAATGGCGCGATCGTCAAAGGGGCGAACTTCGGATTCAACGGCTTGTTGACGGCGAGCCAACTCTACAGCACCGCCAGCTATACCATGGGCGATTTGTCGGGCATTGGACTTGCAAATAGTGACCTGACCGGCTGGAATTTCACCAACCAGAATCTTACCAGCGCCAACTTCTCTGGCTCGACCCTGGCCAACACAATTTTCATCAATGCCAATCTCACGAACGCCAGCTTTGGCGTTGGTAATGGCTACGGCGCTACCGTAGCGAATTTGACAAGTGCTGACTTTACCAATGCTAACCTGACTAACGCCAATTTGGCTTACGCGAATCTGACGAGCGCCAATCTTGGCAATGCCAATCTCACCAACGCTGTAATGACTGGCTCGACCTTGTCGAACGCCAACTTCAGCGGCGCAATCGTAAAAGGGGCGGATTTTGGCAGCTCCGCGTATGCTGCCATCGGTGCGAGACTCAGCGCGAGTCAGCTCTATAGCACCGCCAGCTACGTGAGCGGCGATCTGACGGGTATTGGACTCGAGAACAATGATTTAACTGGTTGGAGTTTTTCCCATCAGAACCTCACGAGCGCCAATCTTTCGTCCTCGACCCTTACGAATGGCGACTTCACTAATGCAATTCTTACCAGCGCGAACCTTTCCATCTCAACCCTGGCGAACGTCAATTTCACCAACGCGAATCTCACCAACGCCAACCTTACTGGCGCCATTCTGACTGGCGCCATGCTTGGCGGCGCGATTGTCAAAGGCGCAGACTTCGGCGGCGGTTATCTCTATGCGCCTGACGGTGCCGGAGGCATAAGCGCCTCGCAGCTTTACAGCACCGCCAGCTATGTCGACGGCGATCTCGCGGGCATCGGACTTGAGAATAATGACTTGACTGGCTGGAATCTCGGCAACCAAGACCTTACCGGTGCGAACTTTGGAAGTGCCGTCCTCACGAACGTCAGCTTCGCCAATTCAAACCTCACCAATGCGAACCTTTCCGGCACACCGCTTAGCAATGCCGACTTCGCTGGCGCCGTTGTCAAAGGGGCCAACTTTGGCAGTTACTTTGTTAGCTTCTACAACGGTCCCTTGCAGAGGCGCGGCGGGCTCAGCGCCAGTCAACTGTATAGCACCGCAAGCTATGCCACTGGCGACCTGGCCGGAATTCACCTGACCAACGATGATTTAACGGGCTGGAATCTTGCCAACACGAACCTCACGGGAGCTGATCTTACGTCGACGGTTTTGGCGAATGCCGATTTGAGCAACGCCAATCTTACTAATGCGAGTCTCGTTTCGTCCGACTTGACGAACGCGACGTTCACAGGAGCGGTCATTAAAGGTGCAAATTTTGGCAGCCTTGGCCTTTACGGGTTTGGCGGTCCCGCAACTATTTCGGCCGCCCAGTTCTATAGTACTGCTAGCTACGCGAACGGCGATCTGGGCGCCATCGTGCTGACTTATCATGACTTGAGCGGCTGGAATTTCGCCAACCAGAACCTCACGGGCGCCAGCTTCACAGGGTCGAACCTCACCAATGCCAATCTCACCAATGCCAATCTCACCAATGCCAGCTTCGCGTCGAACGCCGGTTACTTTTTCGGCAATGCGACGATCTTGACCAACGCCAACTTTTCGAATGCGAACCTCACAAATGCCAATTTTACTCAGACGGCGTTGACCAACGTCAATTTATCGAATGCCAATCTGACGAGCGCGAATCTTGACCACGCCGTACTGACCGGGGCGACCCTGACTAACGCTAACTTCACGGGCGCGGTCATCACCGCGGCGAATTTCGATGGTGCGAACGACTTCACCGCGAGCCAACTGTACACCACCGCCAGCTACGCCAGCGGTGATCTTACCGGCGTCGGCCTAGCGGGGATCGATCTCACCGGAGCGAACTTGGCCAGTTTCAAGCTCGCCCATGCCGACTTATCAGGGGCCACGCTGACTAACGTCGACTTCACCAATGCCGATCTTACCGGCGCCAATATGGCGAGCGCAAGCCTTGCCAACGCGAGTCTGGCGGGCGCGAGCCTGTCCCATTCCGCGCTGGACAATGCGAATCTCGCGGGGGCGAATATCGGCAACGCCAATCTTGACACTTCAACGCTGACCAACGCCAATCTTGCCAACGCAAATCTCACCAACGCGAACTTGGCGTCGTCGACGCTGACTAATGCGAATCTTGCCAACTCTAATCTGAGCGGAGCGAACCTTCATGACGCCAATCTCACGAATTCGACGCTGACGAACGCGAACCTCAACGGCGCGACGGTCGACGGCGCTCAATTCGGCGGCGCAAGCGGCTTCGGCGCGAGCCAACTCTATATGACGGCGAGCTATGCGAAGGTGAACCTGAGCGGCATCGGACTTCAGGGCATTGACCTAAGCGGCGGAAGCTTTGCCAACATGAACTTCGCTAATGCCAACCTGTCGGGAGCAAATCTATCGACTGCCGACCTGACCAATGCCAACCTCGGCAATATGTCGGCGACGAACGCCATTTTCACAGGCGCAAATCTTGCCAACGCTATGTTCAGCGTCAAGCAAACTGGCACCTACTGGAACGGCTATGGTAGTCAGACATACACCTATTACACCGGATCGAAATTGACGAGCGCGCAATTCACCAGCGCGAACCTCACCGGCGCTCACGTCGATCATTCGAGCCTGGCCAACGCCGATTTCACCAACGCCAACCTCACCAACGCCAACTTTGTTTCGTCTGACCTGACGAACGCGACTTTCGCTGGCGCGATCATTAAAGGTGCTGACTTCGGTAGTAGCACTGGCGGTAATGGCCTGGGCAACTTGGGCGGCGGCACGATCACGATTGTGGGGACGTTGGGCAATGGCGGGACGATCGGCTACGGCGGCGGAGGCACCACTGGCGGCAACACTCCGCTCATGGCAGCTCAACTTTACAGCACAGCGAGCTACGCCAACGGCGACCTGGAGGGGATCGGCCTCGAGAACCTTGACCTGAGCGGCTGGCACCTTGCTGGTCAAAACCTCACCAGTGCCAATCTAAGCGGTGCAAATCTTACCAATGCCGACCTGACGAGTGCGAATCTCGCTGCCGCCAATCTGGGAAATACGAATTTCACCGGCGCGATCGTTAAAGGGGCGGACCTTGGCGGTGCAAAGGGCAGCGTCGGCAGCGGGGGGATCATTTTCGCGGGTGGCCCCAGCATCACGTCCGCCCAATTGTACAGCACCGCCAGCTACGCCAATCATGACTTGACCGGGATCGGTCTTGAGAACCTCTACATCGGGGGTTGGGATCTTTCGGGGCAGAACCTTACCGGCGCTAATTTCGCATCGTCGTCATCGCAATACTACGGCGCGAACTTCAGCGGCGCCAACCTCACGACCGCCAGTTTCCGCAATGCGGACCTCTCGAACTCGAATTTTTCAAACGCCAATCTAACCGGCGCCAATCTCGTCGCCGCGAATCTGGCGAACGCGACTCTCAGCGGCGCAGTCGTCACGGGTGCGGATTTCGGTGGGGCGGGCGCCGGCGGCGCAGTTGTGCCGCACATCGTCATTGCCAACAGGCCGGACACGATCAATGTAGGCGGCGGTGGCGGACCTTCAAGTCTTATCGCTAGTCAACTCTATAGCACCGCGAGCTACGCAAACAAGGATTTGGCCGGCATCGGGCTTGAAAACCTATACCTGCCGGGCTGGGATTTTTCCAATCAGAATCTTTCGGGCGCCAATTTGAACTCTTCGACAATCTACAATTCGAACTTCAGTGGCGCGAATCTTTCCGGCGCGAATCTTTCGGGCTCAAGCTTTTCGAGTGCCATTCTCACCGCTGCCAATTTCGCTTTTGCGAATCTTACGAATGCGGATTTTACTGGCGCGGACCTGCGGGGCGCAACCGGTTGGTCGCCGGCCGTCGCTACCATCACGCAGAACACCATTCGCCCCGACGGGTCGATCCACGGTTTGGCATTGGGGCCCTACGAACAACTTGTCGTGCGAAACAATCCGCTCGCCATCAAGGTGAGCACGAGCGCGACGTTTGACACGAATTCAACGCTTCAGTTCTTGCTCGAACCTAATTGGACTTCCCCGATCGGGTTCGCCTCCGGGCTGACGCCTTCGCTCGGCGGCACGCTCGACGTGGAAATCGCCAATGGAGTTGACCCGAAGACACTTCTTGGCGACACATTCCAGCTTTTCAATTGGAACGGGACGTTGCCGGCGAACGACCGCTTCTCGTCGATCGTTACTGAGGGCGGCGTGAACTGGGATTTGTCGAAGCTGTATAGCAACGGCACGGTGAGCATCGTGCCCCCTGGCTACCCCGGCGCGAACCTGACAGGAGCAGACCTCTCCTACTCTGATCTGACCGGCTACGATTTCACCAAGACCAATCTCACCAATGCCGATCTTACCGATTCGACCTTGGCGAACGCGAATTTCACGAAAGCGATCATCAAGGGGGCGAAACTTGTCTACACAACGCCGGGCGGATTTAGTGCCAGCCAACTCTATAGCACCGCCAGCTATGCGAGTCGCCATCTGGAGGGCATCCTGTTTGCCGGCAATGATTTGACGGGTTGGAATTTCGCCAATCAGAATCTCACCAATGCCTCCTTTATTTCGTCAACGCTCACTCGCGTAAACTTCAAAGGGGCGATTATCAAAGGGGCTCATTTCGAATACGCGAATCTTACGGCCAGCCAGCTCTACAGCACCGCCAGCTATAAGGAAGGCAATCTGCAGGGCCTAGACCTCGTTTTTGACGATCTGACCCGTTGGAACTTCACGAACCAGAATCTCTCCGGGGCCGTGTTCGCCGAGTCGACCCTTACCAAAGCGCGGTTTCAAGGAGCGATCATTTCAGGTGCCAGCTTCAGCGGCGCTACCGGCTTCACTGCCGGGCAGCTTTACAGCACCGCGAGCTACATGCGCCACGAACTCGCAGGAATCGGACTTGGAGCCGACGACCTAACGGGTTGGAACTTTGCCAACGCGGATCTCAGCCGAGCGTATTTTGTCAATTCGATCCTCACCAGCGCAAACTTCGCCAATGCGGACCTAGCCGACGCCTTATTTGCAGATCCTTTTTTATCTGGCTTTTATCCGGCTGTTGCAGTCAACGGCGACTTCACCAATGCCAATCTGGCCGGCGCCCATCTAGACGAGGCGATACTTACTCACGCCAACTTCCGAAACGCGAATCTCACGAATGCTGGCCTCTCCCAAGCGAACCTGACTCGCGCAAATCTGTCCGACGCCAATCTCACCAGCGCCGATTTGCGTCTCTCAACGCTGACGCACGCCAATCTGGCCAACACCGACTTTACCCGCGCCGATCTCCGTGGGGCGAGCGGATGGTCGCCGGTCGCTTCGACCATCCTACGCAATACGATTCGGCCCGACGGATCGGTTCACGGCCTGGCATTGTTGGCAGGGGAAAAACTGGTTATCCGAAACAATCCGACCTCCGTCACCGTTCGCGATAGCGCGAGATTCGACGCGGGCTCAACGCTGCGGTTCTTGCTTGATTCCAATTGGACCTCGCCGATCGGGTTTGCTCCCAAGGTCCATCCCGCGCTCGGCGGCACGCTCGGCTTGGAGATCGCCGCAGACGCGTATCCACCGAACCTCGTGGGCGACACATTTCAATTGTTCAACTGGAATGGCCCGCTGCCGGCGAACGATCGGTTCTCGAAAGTCACGACCGCCGCGGGGCTGATTTGGAACTTGTCGAATCTGTACACCACGGGAAGCGTTACGATAACGGCCGTCAGCGGCACGTCCAATTCGGCATCGTCGAACTCGAGCACCGGGGCGATGAATCTCAATGGCGGTTCGACGGCTGCCTCGCTGACGAACACCACGCCCGCGACCGGCAGCTCGACCATCGTCAACGGCGGAACGCTTAGGTTGAATGTGTCGACCGGCGCATCCACGATCGGCAGCGGCGTGACGGCGAATGTCGGCTCGACGGGGACTTTGGAATTCGCCGGTTCGGTTGCGGCGCTTTCGTCGGGAGCCAGCGGCACGATCAACATCGCGCAAGCCGGCGGAAGCACGCTCAATTTGAGCGGGAGGAATCAGCAATCCGGCAACGTCGCCGGCACCGGCGTTGCCGCGATTAACTCTGGCGCGGTGCTGACGGCCAATCATATCATTCAGCGGTCGCTGGTGGTCGGTGGGACGGCGTCCAGCTCCGTCGTGACGGTTGACTCTTCCGGCTCGGCTGTGAGCGATGCGACTGCCGGTTCCAGTGGGCTCGTCTTGGCCAGTTCGCTGGCATTGAGCCAGCCGTTCATCACCGACAGTTCGGGGGCGGCGCTCGGCGGAATCAATGGATTGGAGCCGAATTCATCCGCGTCGAGGGCGTCACTTTCGCTCGGAGTTCTGTCCGGGGGCGATCAGATTTCCGTGCCGGAGCCCTCAACGCTGATCTTGGCGGCCCTCGGACTGGGTGTCGCGGCGATAACGATCCGGCGGCGAACGAGATTTATTGGTCACTGA
- a CDS encoding metal ABC transporter substrate-binding protein yields MPGEPFGKPPAEKGTVPFFSATIAAIVLAKKRDSPRRFSQFAWVSCLAAFVVAWLGCDHAPATQSGKPVIAVSIFPVANLVEQLTDGWAEVATLLPASASPHDVEITPDQMRQVARADLLVVVGMGLDPWAEKAAEAADSTRIQVLRFSDLIAASGTTSPSENHLGRGGQSPFVPDHLATVPAPQKGTVPAGSRAAKEDARNPRPQNNHLWLDPVLTIKFVEALSRRLKERYSEHAAAIQAAADKLLADLHQLDREYAEQLGAVRNRKLITFHSAFDLIADRYHLKILVRLTDIELTPGGEVTPDRIREALEAMQKYKLKVLYAETEFPDQIIQRLHDETGVQVLTLDPQGNPAVDGYRTYQEMMRSNLKTLVKGQSE; encoded by the coding sequence ATGCCGGGAGAGCCTTTCGGAAAACCGCCTGCGGAGAAGGGGACAGTCCCCTTTTTTTCCGCGACCATCGCGGCGATAGTGCTCGCCAAAAAAAGGGACAGTCCCCGGCGGTTTTCGCAGTTCGCATGGGTTAGCTGCCTTGCCGCGTTTGTCGTGGCATGGTTGGGATGCGATCACGCGCCGGCGACTCAGTCGGGCAAGCCGGTGATTGCGGTGAGCATTTTTCCGGTGGCCAATCTGGTCGAGCAGTTGACCGACGGTTGGGCCGAGGTGGCGACATTGTTGCCCGCCAGCGCTTCGCCGCACGACGTTGAAATCACTCCCGATCAGATGCGGCAGGTCGCGCGGGCCGATCTGTTGGTCGTGGTCGGCATGGGGCTCGATCCGTGGGCGGAAAAGGCCGCCGAGGCCGCGGATTCCACGCGGATTCAGGTGCTCCGGTTTTCCGATCTGATCGCCGCCAGCGGTACAACGAGCCCATCCGAAAACCACTTGGGGAGAGGGGGACAGTCCCCTTTTGTTCCCGACCATCTGGCGACGGTGCCCGCTCCACAAAAGGGGACAGTCCCCGCCGGTTCTCGGGCGGCGAAGGAAGATGCCCGCAATCCACGGCCGCAGAACAACCATCTGTGGCTCGATCCCGTGCTGACGATCAAATTCGTTGAAGCACTATCGCGGCGGCTCAAAGAGCGATATTCGGAGCACGCGGCGGCAATCCAAGCGGCGGCGGACAAATTGCTTGCGGACTTGCACCAACTCGATCGCGAGTATGCCGAGCAGCTTGGCGCGGTTCGGAACCGCAAACTCATCACGTTTCACAGCGCCTTCGATCTGATTGCCGACCGATACCATCTGAAGATCCTTGTGCGATTGACGGATATCGAGCTGACTCCCGGCGGCGAGGTGACGCCAGACCGAATCCGCGAGGCGCTCGAGGCGATGCAAAAATACAAGCTCAAGGTGCTCTACGCCGAGACGGAGTTTCCCGATCAAATCATCCAGCGGCTCCACGACGAGACGGGCGTGCAAGTGCTAACGCTCGATCCGCAGGGGAATCCGGCCGTTGACGGCTATCGCACCTACCAGGAAATGATGCGCTCCAATTTGAAGACGCTGGTCAAGGGGCAGAGCGAGTGA
- a CDS encoding metal ABC transporter ATP-binding protein: MTSHDHDDAECGTSAVAGGTSAVAGGTSAAEGCPHGSLAEHRAGADAICVDHVSYRYDSAGGQSQRPALRDVTLHIERGCSLGIIGPNGAGKTTLLKIMLGLLEGYSGSVQVMSMSPPAACRLGGIIGYVPQRHSSEWRVPVTVRQVVRMGLVGKTGLFRRHSRDDRAYVEHLLERVGIDRLADRPIGDLSGGQQQRCFMARALAAKPKILILDEPLVGIDEAGQQQFAELSHDLHRSLDLTLVIVSHDIRAIATGCTRVACLNQTIHYHDSPAGLTEEVLREVFQHEISWALRRKEGERVDRGDKVTG, translated from the coding sequence GTGACTAGCCACGATCACGACGACGCGGAATGTGGAACATCTGCCGTGGCAGGTGGAACATCTGCCGTGGCAGGTGGAACATCCGCCGCGGAGGGCTGCCCGCATGGCAGCCTGGCGGAGCATCGCGCGGGGGCAGACGCGATTTGCGTCGATCACGTGAGTTACCGCTACGATTCGGCTGGTGGCCAGTCGCAGCGGCCGGCCCTGCGCGACGTGACGCTGCATATCGAGCGCGGGTGCAGCCTCGGGATCATCGGGCCAAACGGCGCCGGCAAGACCACGCTCCTCAAGATCATGCTCGGGCTGCTGGAAGGTTACTCGGGGAGCGTGCAGGTGATGAGCATGAGCCCCCCCGCCGCGTGCCGCCTGGGAGGAATCATCGGCTACGTGCCGCAGCGGCACAGTTCCGAATGGCGGGTTCCCGTGACGGTTCGGCAGGTCGTCCGCATGGGGTTGGTCGGCAAGACGGGCCTGTTCCGCCGGCACTCGCGCGACGATCGGGCTTATGTCGAGCATCTGCTGGAACGGGTCGGGATCGACCGGCTGGCCGATCGGCCGATTGGCGACCTCTCCGGCGGCCAGCAGCAGCGCTGCTTCATGGCTCGGGCGCTTGCGGCGAAACCCAAGATCCTGATCCTCGACGAGCCGCTGGTGGGCATCGACGAGGCCGGCCAGCAACAGTTCGCCGAGTTGAGCCACGACCTGCACAGGTCGCTCGATCTGACGCTCGTGATCGTCAGCCACGATATTCGGGCGATCGCCACCGGCTGCACCCGCGTCGCTTGCCTGAATCAGACGATCCACTATCACGACTCGCCCGCGGGACTGACGGAGGAAGTGCTCCGCGAGGTATTTCAACATGAGATTTCTTGGGCGCTGCGGAGAAAGGAGGGCGAGCGCGTTGATCGAGGTGACAAGGTGACGGGGTGA
- a CDS encoding metal ABC transporter permease has protein sequence MLERIFDLWRIHLFRDALFVGIALGTVCSLLSVIVVTKRMAFIGEGIAHAGFGGLGTALFLGLTGGGMGSGGSWKTDLVVLAFCLATAFAIGMLSRRRHVEADSAIGILLVAAMAWGVLLTDLHRNVQGDDWYIRLFGPARQPINIESLLFGSLSNVGPYDVWLALGAAAVVLGLLAAFFKEIVFYAFEETVSQVFGVRTRLIHYLILALLSVTIVLTVRLAGIVLVTALLVIPGATATLLSRRLAGVLIWSWWIGMIGIIGGLVLSLEAGNLSTGPCIVAVLCAQFALALIVRSPLNRR, from the coding sequence ATGCTCGAACGCATCTTCGATCTCTGGCGAATCCATCTATTCCGCGACGCGCTCTTCGTGGGAATCGCGTTGGGGACGGTCTGCTCGTTGCTTTCGGTGATCGTCGTGACGAAACGAATGGCCTTCATCGGTGAGGGGATCGCCCACGCGGGATTCGGCGGATTGGGGACCGCGCTCTTCCTCGGCCTGACCGGGGGCGGGATGGGGAGCGGCGGCAGTTGGAAGACCGATCTGGTCGTCCTGGCGTTTTGCCTGGCGACGGCATTTGCGATCGGGATGCTCTCTCGCCGCCGGCACGTCGAAGCGGATAGCGCAATCGGGATCTTGTTGGTGGCGGCGATGGCTTGGGGTGTGCTGCTGACCGATTTGCATCGCAACGTTCAGGGAGACGATTGGTATATCCGGCTGTTCGGCCCGGCGCGGCAACCGATCAATATCGAGTCGCTATTGTTCGGATCGTTATCGAACGTCGGACCGTACGACGTCTGGCTGGCCCTGGGCGCAGCGGCGGTGGTTCTCGGGCTCTTGGCCGCGTTCTTCAAGGAAATCGTCTTCTATGCCTTCGAAGAAACCGTGAGCCAGGTGTTTGGGGTGCGGACCCGATTGATTCATTATCTGATCCTGGCGCTGCTGTCCGTGACGATCGTGCTCACGGTGCGGCTGGCGGGGATCGTGCTCGTCACGGCACTCCTCGTGATTCCCGGGGCAACCGCGACTCTGCTTAGCCGACGGCTGGCCGGAGTGCTGATTTGGTCGTGGTGGATCGGAATGATCGGGATCATCGGCGGGCTCGTGTTGAGCCTGGAAGCGGGCAACCTCTCGACCGGCCCTTGCATCGTGGCGGTGCTCTGCGCGCAGTTTGCGCTCGCGCTGATTGTGCGATCGCCGCTCAATCGGCGGTGA